Below is a genomic region from Anoxybacillus flavithermus.
AGAAATTGTTGTTCTTGTTTTGTCAGGAAAAGCAATGGGGATATGGCCAACTTTTGCATTGATCGTGACGACTGGTATCATCGGTGCCTTTTTAGCGAAAAAACAAGGACTATCCACGCTTCAACGTGCAAAATATGAGTTTATGAACGGGCGCATACCAAGCGATGCGCTATTAGATGGAGTTTGTATTTTAGTTGGTGGGACGTTATTGTTAACGCCAGGATTTATTACTGACACAGTCGGATTTATTTTACTTCTCCCATTTGCGCGAGAAAAAATAAAGCCGTGGCTTGTTCGCCTATTGAAGCGGATGTTTTATACAAAAACATGGGTTTACATTCGAAAATAAAAGCATAAGCTCGTCGCTTATGCTTCTTTTTTTCCGATAATAAAGTTCCAAATATCTTGAAATACACCAGCATGATGCAACGTTCGTCCAATGACGAGCAATACCGGCCCAACGATTAAACCGAGAAATCCGATCAATTTAAAACCGACGAACAAAGCGATCA
It encodes:
- a CDS encoding membrane protein FxsA, which translates into the protein MCVRNIFFLLFIVIPALEIVVLVLSGKAMGIWPTFALIVTTGIIGAFLAKKQGLSTLQRAKYEFMNGRIPSDALLDGVCILVGGTLLLTPGFITDTVGFILLLPFAREKIKPWLVRLLKRMFYTKTWVYIRK